In Jejubacter calystegiae, the following are encoded in one genomic region:
- a CDS encoding sensor histidine kinase, with the protein MYGFNLVLLLLQQMCVFLVIAWLMSKTRLFIPLVQVTVRLPHKFLCYVVFSIFCIMGTWFGLHFEDSIANTRAIGAVMGGLLGGPVVGGLVGLTGGLHRYSLGGMTAVSCMISTITEGLLAGLMHRYLIRRGRADKVFSPLTAGCVTLVVEVIQMLIILAVARPYQEALNLVSNIAAPMIITNSVGAALFMRILLDRRAMFEKYTSAFSATALRVAAATEGILRQGFNQENSLKVAQVLHHELDIGAVAITDCEKLLAFIGTGSDHHLAGRPVSSGYTWRAIETGEVVYADGNEVPYRCSLHPNCKLGSTLVIPLRGENQRVIGAIKLYEEKNRLFSSINRTLGEGIAQLLSAQILAGQYERQKALLAQSEIKLLHAQVNPHFLFNALNTLKAVIRNDSERAGQLVQYLSTFFRKNLKRSSEVATLGDELEHVNAYLQIEQARFQSRLHVALEVPEDLKQYQLPAFTLQPIVENAIKHGTSQLLGDGEVMIRASLEQQNLMLVVEDNAGLYCSDNISHQGLGMNLVDKRLRARFGDDYGISVACEPEQYTRIVLRLPVEERIC; encoded by the coding sequence ATGTACGGATTTAATTTAGTGTTACTGCTGCTACAGCAGATGTGCGTGTTTCTGGTCATCGCCTGGCTAATGAGTAAGACCCGCCTGTTTATCCCCCTGGTGCAGGTCACCGTGCGCCTGCCGCACAAATTTCTGTGTTACGTCGTTTTCTCTATTTTCTGCATTATGGGCACCTGGTTCGGGCTGCATTTCGAGGATTCCATTGCCAACACCCGCGCCATTGGCGCCGTGATGGGGGGACTGCTGGGGGGCCCGGTGGTGGGCGGCCTGGTGGGGCTTACTGGCGGATTGCATCGCTACTCGCTGGGGGGCATGACGGCGGTCAGTTGTATGATTTCCACCATTACCGAAGGGCTGCTGGCGGGGTTGATGCACCGCTATCTGATCCGGCGCGGGCGGGCCGATAAAGTTTTCAGTCCGCTAACGGCGGGCTGCGTCACCCTGGTGGTGGAAGTCATTCAGATGCTGATTATCCTGGCGGTGGCCCGGCCGTATCAGGAAGCGCTCAACTTGGTCAGCAATATCGCCGCGCCGATGATTATTACCAACAGCGTAGGTGCGGCGCTGTTTATGCGCATACTGCTGGACCGGCGGGCTATGTTTGAAAAATATACCTCGGCTTTTTCCGCCACCGCGCTGCGGGTGGCGGCAGCCACCGAGGGGATTTTGCGCCAGGGCTTTAACCAGGAAAACAGCCTCAAAGTGGCTCAGGTGCTGCATCACGAGCTGGATATCGGCGCCGTGGCGATTACCGATTGCGAAAAGCTGCTGGCCTTTATCGGCACCGGTTCCGATCACCATCTGGCCGGGCGCCCGGTCTCTTCCGGGTATACCTGGCGTGCGATAGAGACCGGCGAAGTGGTCTATGCCGACGGTAATGAGGTGCCTTACCGCTGTTCTCTGCATCCCAACTGCAAACTGGGATCCACTCTGGTGATTCCCCTGCGCGGCGAAAACCAGCGGGTGATTGGCGCCATTAAGCTTTATGAAGAGAAGAACCGGTTGTTCAGCTCCATTAACCGAACCCTGGGCGAGGGTATCGCCCAGCTACTGTCGGCCCAGATTCTGGCGGGGCAGTATGAGCGCCAGAAAGCGCTGCTGGCCCAGTCCGAGATCAAACTGCTGCACGCTCAGGTGAATCCTCACTTCCTGTTTAACGCCCTGAATACGCTAAAGGCGGTGATTCGCAACGACAGCGAGCGCGCCGGACAGCTGGTGCAGTATCTCTCGACCTTCTTCCGTAAAAATTTGAAACGCTCGTCAGAGGTCGCCACGCTGGGCGACGAGCTGGAGCACGTTAACGCCTATCTGCAAATTGAACAGGCGCGCTTTCAGTCCCGGCTCCATGTGGCGCTGGAGGTGCCAGAGGATCTAAAGCAATATCAGCTTCCGGCCTTCACCTTACAACCCATCGTAGAAAATGCCATTAAGCACGGCACTTCGCAGCTACTGGGCGACGGCGAAGTGATGATTCGCGCCAGTCTTGAGCAACAGAACCTGATGCTGGTGGTGGAAGATAACGCCGGGCTGTATTGCAGTGACAATATCAGCCATCAGGGCCTGGGAATGAACCTGGTGGATAAGCGTCTGCGGGCGCGTTTTGGCGACGACTACGGCATTTCCGTCGCCTGCGAGCCGGAACAGTACACCCGTATCGTGCTGCGGCTGCCCGTTGAGGAGAGGATATGTTAA
- the btsR gene encoding two-component system response regulator BtsR yields the protein MLRVLIVDDEPLARENLRVLLQDESDIEILGECANAVEAIGAVHRLRPDILFLDIQMPRISGLEMVSMLDPERRPWVVFLTAFDEYALQAFEEHAFDYLLKPIEAARLEKTLNRLRQSRQAQDLSRLPGGEPPLKFIPCSGQNRIWLLPIDDVAYVSSRAGGVWVASKEGKEGATELTLRTLEERTPLLRSHRQYLVNMAHLQEIRLEDNGLAELRLRNGQTVPVSRRYLKTLKEALGL from the coding sequence ATGTTAAGGGTACTGATTGTCGATGATGAACCGCTGGCCAGGGAAAACCTGCGGGTTCTGTTGCAGGATGAAAGCGATATCGAAATCCTGGGGGAGTGCGCCAACGCCGTCGAGGCCATTGGCGCGGTGCACCGGCTGCGCCCGGATATTCTGTTTCTGGATATCCAGATGCCGCGCATTAGCGGGCTGGAAATGGTCAGCATGCTCGACCCGGAACGGCGCCCGTGGGTCGTCTTTCTGACCGCGTTTGACGAGTACGCCCTTCAGGCCTTTGAAGAGCACGCCTTCGACTATCTGCTCAAGCCCATTGAGGCGGCCCGACTGGAAAAGACGCTGAACCGCTTGCGTCAGAGCCGTCAGGCCCAGGATCTGTCGCGGCTGCCCGGGGGAGAGCCGCCGCTGAAGTTTATCCCTTGTAGCGGCCAGAATCGTATCTGGCTGTTGCCCATCGACGATGTCGCTTATGTCAGTAGCCGCGCGGGCGGGGTCTGGGTGGCCAGTAAAGAGGGCAAGGAAGGGGCCACCGAACTGACGCTGCGTACCCTGGAAGAGCGCACGCCGCTGCTGCGATCCCACCGTCAGTACCTGGTGAATATGGCGCATTTACAGGAAATTCGCCTGGAGGATAACGGCCTGGCCGAACTGCGGTTACGTAACGGTCAGACCGTGCCGGTCAGCCGCCGTTACCTTAAAACGTTGAAGGAGGCGTTGGGGTTGTAG
- a CDS encoding CcdB family protein has translation MQYRIYRNNGNSKAYPYLLDVQSNIIDELHTLLVIPLFPATQMRTQPVKRLTPLIAIEGHDYLVMTHEMASVRRTQLGNEVMDASPWRQEIKAALDFMLDGF, from the coding sequence ATGCAATATCGAATTTATCGTAATAACGGCAACAGCAAGGCGTACCCTTATCTGCTTGATGTTCAAAGCAATATTATCGATGAGTTGCACACTCTCCTGGTTATTCCCCTATTCCCGGCTACGCAGATGCGTACACAACCGGTAAAACGCCTGACACCATTGATTGCCATTGAAGGTCACGACTATCTGGTCATGACCCATGAAATGGCCAGCGTCCGGCGTACTCAACTGGGTAACGAGGTCATGGATGCCAGCCCCTGGCGCCAGGAAATCAAGGCCGCGCTGGATTTTATGCTGGATGGATTCTAA
- a CDS encoding type II toxin-antitoxin system CcdA family antitoxin: MSQAYAQPKKTISVTLEPWLLQQARAAGINLSATLAEALKHEIRKNEEEAWKRENRAGLQELNRISDEHGLLSDDDRTF; encoded by the coding sequence ATGTCACAAGCTTATGCCCAACCTAAAAAGACCATCAGCGTAACGCTGGAACCCTGGCTACTGCAGCAGGCCAGAGCTGCCGGGATCAATTTGTCCGCAACCCTGGCGGAAGCGCTAAAGCACGAAATTCGCAAAAATGAAGAAGAGGCATGGAAACGGGAAAACCGCGCCGGACTCCAGGAGCTCAACCGAATTTCCGATGAGCATGGACTGCTGTCTGACGATGACCGGACATTTTAA
- a CDS encoding carbon starvation CstA family protein, which translates to MNNNKLIRHIPWVALGIFGACCLAVVALRRGEHVSALWIVAASVSVYLVAYRYYSLYIAQKVMKLDPTRATPAVINNDGLNYVPTNRYVLFGHHFAAIAGAGPLVGPVLAAQMGYLPGTLWLLAGVVLAGAVQDFMVLFISSRRNGASLGEMIKEEMGRVPGTIALFGCFLIMIIILAVLALIVVKALAESPWGVFTVCSTVPIALFMGIYMRFLRPGRVGEVSVIGIVLLVASIWFGGVIAHDPYWGPALTFKDTTITYALIGYAFVSALLPVWLILAPRDYLATFLKIGVIVGLALGIVILNPDLKMPAVTQYIDGTGPLWKGALFPFLFITIACGAVSGFHALIASGTTPKLLACETDARFIGYGAMLMESFVAIMALVAASIIEPGLYFAMNTPPAGLGITMPNLHELGTDQAPMIMAQLKEATVHAAATVSSWGFVISPEQILQTAKDIGEPSVLNRAGGAPTLAVGIAHVFHKIIPAADMGFWYHFGILFEALFILTALDAGTRSGRFMLQDLLGNFIPFLKKTNSLPAGIVGTAGCVGLWGYLLYQGVVDPLGGVKSLWPLFGISNQMLAAVALILGTVILIKMKRTRYIWVTMLPAIWLLICTTWALGLKLFSNNPQMEGFFYMARLYKEQIAQQGSSLTAEQITNMNHIVVNNYTNATLSILFLVVVYSILFYGVKTWLQVRNNPERTDKETPYVPIPEGGVKVSSGH; encoded by the coding sequence ATGAATAACAACAAACTCATCAGGCACATCCCCTGGGTCGCACTGGGGATATTCGGTGCGTGCTGTCTGGCGGTGGTTGCGCTACGGCGCGGCGAACACGTCAGCGCACTCTGGATAGTCGCCGCCTCGGTGTCGGTCTATCTGGTCGCTTATCGCTATTACAGTCTCTATATCGCGCAGAAGGTCATGAAGCTCGATCCGACGCGCGCCACCCCTGCGGTCATCAACAACGATGGCCTTAACTACGTGCCCACCAACCGCTATGTGTTGTTCGGTCACCACTTTGCCGCCATTGCCGGTGCCGGTCCGCTGGTGGGGCCGGTACTCGCCGCCCAGATGGGCTACCTGCCGGGAACCCTGTGGCTGCTGGCCGGTGTGGTGCTGGCGGGCGCAGTGCAGGACTTTATGGTGCTGTTTATCTCCTCGCGCCGTAACGGTGCCTCGCTGGGTGAGATGATCAAAGAAGAGATGGGCCGGGTTCCGGGCACCATCGCGCTGTTCGGCTGCTTCCTGATCATGATTATCATCCTGGCGGTGCTGGCGCTGATTGTGGTGAAAGCCCTGGCCGAAAGCCCGTGGGGGGTATTTACCGTCTGCTCCACGGTGCCGATTGCGCTGTTTATGGGCATCTATATGCGATTTCTTCGCCCGGGCCGGGTGGGTGAGGTTTCCGTTATCGGCATTGTGCTGCTGGTGGCTTCCATCTGGTTTGGCGGCGTTATCGCCCACGATCCTTACTGGGGACCGGCGCTGACCTTTAAAGACACCACCATCACTTATGCGCTGATCGGTTACGCTTTTGTCTCCGCTCTGCTGCCAGTCTGGCTGATTCTGGCGCCGCGCGACTATCTGGCCACCTTCCTGAAGATTGGGGTTATTGTCGGTCTGGCGCTGGGGATTGTGATCCTGAACCCGGATCTGAAAATGCCGGCGGTGACTCAGTATATCGACGGTACCGGTCCGCTGTGGAAAGGGGCGCTGTTCCCGTTCCTGTTTATCACCATCGCCTGCGGCGCGGTTTCCGGCTTCCATGCGCTTATCGCATCCGGCACCACGCCTAAGCTGCTGGCCTGTGAAACCGACGCCCGTTTCATTGGCTACGGCGCCATGCTGATGGAGTCCTTCGTCGCCATTATGGCGCTGGTGGCGGCATCGATTATCGAGCCGGGTCTTTACTTCGCCATGAACACTCCACCAGCCGGTCTTGGCATTACCATGCCGAACCTGCATGAACTGGGCACCGATCAGGCGCCGATGATTATGGCCCAACTGAAAGAGGCCACGGTCCATGCGGCAGCGACTGTCAGTTCCTGGGGCTTTGTGATTTCGCCGGAGCAGATCCTGCAAACCGCGAAGGATATCGGTGAACCTTCGGTGCTGAACCGCGCAGGCGGCGCACCGACCCTGGCAGTCGGTATCGCCCACGTGTTCCATAAGATCATTCCGGCGGCCGATATGGGCTTCTGGTATCACTTTGGGATTCTGTTCGAAGCGCTGTTCATCCTGACCGCCCTGGACGCCGGTACCCGCTCCGGTCGCTTTATGCTCCAGGATCTGCTGGGTAACTTTATTCCGTTCCTGAAGAAAACCAACTCGCTGCCTGCCGGTATCGTCGGCACCGCCGGTTGCGTAGGGCTGTGGGGCTATCTGCTGTATCAGGGCGTGGTGGATCCGCTGGGCGGCGTGAAGAGCCTGTGGCCGCTGTTCGGTATCTCTAACCAGATGCTGGCCGCCGTGGCGCTGATTCTGGGCACCGTGATCCTGATTAAGATGAAGCGCACCCGCTACATCTGGGTCACCATGCTGCCGGCTATCTGGCTGCTTATCTGCACCACCTGGGCGCTGGGCCTTAAGCTGTTCAGCAACAACCCGCAGATGGAAGGCTTCTTCTATATGGCCCGGCTGTATAAGGAGCAGATCGCACAGCAGGGTTCCAGCCTGACCGCAGAGCAGATTACCAATATGAACCACATTGTGGTGAACAACTACACCAACGCCACCCTGAGCATTCTGTTCCTGGTGGTGGTGTACAGCATCCTGTTCTATGGCGTGAAGACCTGGCTACAGGTGCGTAATAATCCGGAGCGCACCGACAAAGAAACGCCGTACGTTCCGATTCCGGAAGGCGGTGTGAAGGTCTCTTCGGGGCATTAA
- a CDS encoding solute carrier family 23 protein: MASIGFPQWRKPADDPQGIVAPDERLPLPQTLMMGIQHTVAMFGATVLMPLLMGFDPNLAVLMSGIGTLLFFVITGGRVPGYLGSSAAFVGVVIAATGFNGQGANPNIGVALGGIIACGLVYTLAGLAVLRAGTRWIERLMPPVVTGAVVMAIGLNLAPIAVRSVSASAFDSWMAVLTVLCIGLVAVFSRGMIQRLLILVGLLLSCLLYVVLTRFLDLGKPMDFQALAAAPWFGVPHLSSPSFDGQAIMLIAPVAMILIAENLGHLKAVAGMTGRSMDPWMGRAFIGDGLATILSGTVGGGGVTTYAENIGVMAVTRVYSTLVFAAAAVIAIALGFSPKFGTLIHILPAPVIGGASIVVFGLIAVAGARIWLQNQVDLSRNDNLIVVAVTLTIGAGDFTLSLGSFTLGGIGTATFSAIALNALLSRRRARASNASTIGDT; this comes from the coding sequence ATGGCCAGCATCGGGTTTCCACAATGGCGTAAACCGGCCGACGACCCGCAAGGGATAGTGGCGCCGGACGAAAGGCTGCCGCTCCCCCAGACCCTGATGATGGGGATTCAGCACACGGTAGCGATGTTTGGCGCCACCGTGCTGATGCCGCTACTGATGGGCTTTGACCCCAATCTGGCGGTGCTGATGTCCGGTATTGGCACATTACTGTTTTTTGTGATTACCGGCGGGCGGGTTCCGGGCTACCTTGGATCCAGCGCCGCCTTTGTCGGCGTGGTGATTGCGGCAACCGGATTTAACGGCCAGGGGGCAAACCCCAATATCGGGGTAGCGCTGGGCGGTATTATCGCCTGTGGCCTGGTCTATACGCTGGCCGGGCTGGCGGTACTCAGGGCGGGCACCCGCTGGATAGAACGCCTGATGCCGCCGGTGGTCACCGGTGCCGTGGTAATGGCCATCGGACTGAATCTGGCGCCGATTGCGGTTCGCAGCGTTTCAGCCAGCGCCTTCGATAGCTGGATGGCGGTGCTCACCGTACTCTGTATCGGTCTGGTGGCGGTCTTTAGCCGCGGCATGATCCAGCGATTGTTGATTCTGGTCGGCCTACTGCTGTCCTGTCTGCTATATGTCGTGCTGACCCGTTTTTTAGATCTGGGTAAGCCGATGGATTTTCAGGCGCTGGCCGCCGCCCCCTGGTTTGGCGTGCCTCATCTGAGCTCCCCCTCCTTCGATGGTCAGGCCATCATGCTGATTGCGCCGGTGGCCATGATTCTGATTGCGGAAAACCTCGGCCACCTGAAAGCGGTGGCGGGAATGACCGGGCGCTCTATGGATCCCTGGATGGGGCGCGCTTTTATTGGCGACGGGCTGGCGACCATACTTTCCGGCACCGTGGGGGGCGGAGGGGTCACCACCTATGCTGAGAACATCGGGGTGATGGCCGTGACCCGGGTCTATTCGACGCTGGTGTTCGCTGCCGCCGCTGTTATCGCGATAGCGCTGGGTTTTTCGCCAAAATTCGGCACGCTCATCCACATCCTTCCCGCGCCGGTTATTGGCGGCGCCTCTATCGTGGTCTTTGGTTTGATAGCCGTGGCCGGTGCCCGAATCTGGCTACAGAACCAGGTCGATCTTAGCCGTAACGATAACCTGATCGTGGTGGCCGTCACGCTGACGATTGGCGCCGGTGACTTTACCCTGTCGCTGGGAAGCTTCACCCTGGGCGGCATCGGCACGGCAACCTTCAGCGCCATCGCCCTTAATGCGCTGCTGAGCCGCCGTCGCGCTCGCGCCAGTAATGCATCAACCATTGGCGATACCTGA
- a CDS encoding flavin reductase has translation MIRPDKAAFRDAMSRLGAAVNIITTDGPAGRAGFTASAVCSVTDSPPTLLICLNRSASVWPVFTAHRHLCVNTLAAGQQDLALRFGGKTPMEERFAAARWNDGVDGCPRLEGALLSCDCQVSQVVNVGTHDILFCTINAITRNDDSHGLVWFDRTWHPLPGIGQPLPGIPG, from the coding sequence ATGATCCGTCCTGATAAAGCCGCTTTTCGCGACGCCATGTCCCGCCTGGGCGCGGCAGTCAATATCATCACCACCGACGGTCCCGCCGGTCGGGCCGGTTTTACCGCTTCAGCGGTATGCAGCGTTACCGACTCGCCGCCCACGCTGCTTATCTGCCTGAACCGTAGCGCCTCGGTCTGGCCGGTGTTCACGGCCCATCGCCACCTGTGCGTCAACACTCTGGCGGCGGGTCAGCAGGATCTGGCGCTCCGTTTCGGCGGTAAAACGCCAATGGAGGAACGCTTCGCCGCCGCACGCTGGAACGACGGCGTGGACGGCTGCCCACGGCTGGAAGGCGCCCTGCTGTCGTGCGACTGTCAGGTCAGCCAGGTCGTGAACGTGGGCACTCACGATATTCTGTTCTGCACCATTAACGCCATTACCCGCAACGACGACAGCCACGGTCTGGTCTGGTTTGACCGCACCTGGCACCCCCTGCCCGGCATCGGGCAGCCGCTCCCCGGTATTCCGGGATAA
- a CDS encoding malonic semialdehyde reductase — translation MNEALTPEALQRLFLNARTHSVWRDTPVTEAKIREIYALLRMGPTSANCSPARFVFIRTPEGKARLKPALSAGNLDKTMSAPVTAIVAWDDAFYDRLPELFPWADARAWFTGSPELVEETAMRNSAMQAGYLILACRALGLDTGPMSGFDRDRVDREFFADSLWKSNLLINIGYGDEQCLHPRLPRLGFEDACQLM, via the coding sequence ATGAATGAAGCCTTAACGCCCGAAGCGCTACAACGCCTGTTTCTGAACGCCAGAACCCACAGCGTCTGGCGCGATACGCCGGTTACCGAGGCGAAGATCCGTGAAATCTATGCGCTGCTGCGCATGGGCCCCACCTCGGCCAACTGTTCGCCAGCCCGCTTTGTGTTTATCCGCACGCCTGAAGGAAAAGCGCGGCTAAAACCGGCGCTTTCCGCCGGAAATCTGGATAAAACCATGAGCGCGCCGGTGACGGCTATCGTCGCCTGGGACGACGCCTTCTACGATCGCCTGCCGGAGCTGTTTCCCTGGGCCGATGCCCGCGCCTGGTTTACCGGCAGCCCTGAGCTGGTGGAAGAAACCGCAATGCGTAACAGCGCGATGCAGGCGGGTTATCTGATCCTCGCCTGCCGGGCGCTGGGGCTGGATACCGGGCCGATGTCCGGTTTCGATCGCGATCGGGTCGATCGTGAATTTTTTGCTGACAGCCTCTGGAAAAGCAATCTGCTGATCAACATTGGCTACGGCGATGAGCAGTGCCTGCACCCACGCCTGCCGCGCCTGGGATTCGAAGATGCCTGCCAACTGATGTAA
- the rutD gene encoding pyrimidine utilization protein D: protein MKLNIGPAPFPDAPVLVMISGLGGTAGYWRPQQPLDQVFQLVSYDQRGTGDNPATLPDDYSLAAMAAELHQALAEARIRHYAVLGHALGGLVGLQLALDAPRSLSALIVINGWLSLSARTRRCFVLRETLLAARGAEAWIAAQPLFLYPAPWLSEHEAQLEHEARQQARHFKGVHNLNRRLQALKAADFRELVATIQQPALIVGARDDLLVPWQCSQELHAALPHSQLEIVDQGAHACNITQSATINALIRTWLSRHMAPHLSISGEML, encoded by the coding sequence ATGAAGCTGAATATCGGCCCGGCGCCGTTTCCTGATGCGCCGGTGCTGGTGATGATTTCCGGCCTGGGCGGCACCGCCGGCTACTGGCGCCCCCAACAGCCGCTGGACCAAGTCTTCCAGTTGGTGAGCTACGATCAGCGCGGCACCGGAGACAACCCGGCCACCCTGCCAGACGACTACAGCCTGGCGGCCATGGCCGCGGAACTCCACCAGGCGCTGGCGGAGGCCAGGATCCGGCATTATGCGGTGCTGGGGCACGCGCTGGGTGGGCTGGTCGGTCTGCAACTGGCGCTCGATGCCCCCCGGTCGCTCAGCGCCCTGATCGTTATCAACGGCTGGCTCTCTCTGAGCGCCCGCACCCGCCGCTGCTTTGTCCTGCGTGAAACGCTACTGGCCGCCAGGGGCGCTGAAGCCTGGATAGCGGCCCAGCCGCTGTTCCTCTACCCCGCCCCCTGGCTGAGCGAACACGAGGCACAACTGGAGCATGAGGCCCGGCAGCAGGCCAGACACTTCAAGGGCGTCCATAACCTGAATCGCCGTCTTCAGGCTCTGAAAGCGGCAGACTTCCGGGAACTGGTCGCGACGATCCAGCAACCGGCCCTGATCGTTGGCGCCCGCGACGATCTGCTGGTGCCCTGGCAGTGTAGCCAGGAGCTACACGCCGCCCTTCCCCATAGCCAACTGGAGATTGTCGACCAGGGCGCTCACGCCTGCAATATCACCCAAAGCGCCACGATTAACGCCCTTATCCGCACCTGGTTAAGCCGCCATATGGCACCCCATCTATCCATTTCCGGGGAAATGTTATGA
- the rutC gene encoding pyrimidine utilization protein C, with protein sequence MPKQIIVPPGSGVPLAPYSPGTEADGVVYVSGTLPFDAQNNVVYPNDPKAQTRHVLGIIQSVIETACGTMDDVTFNNIFITDWQNYAAINEVYAEFFPGDKPARFCIQCGLVKPEALVEIASVAHIGRRP encoded by the coding sequence GTGCCTAAACAAATTATCGTCCCCCCCGGAAGCGGCGTGCCGCTGGCCCCCTATTCACCAGGCACCGAAGCCGATGGCGTGGTCTATGTATCAGGCACCCTGCCGTTCGACGCGCAGAACAATGTGGTGTACCCCAACGACCCAAAGGCTCAAACCCGCCACGTGCTCGGGATAATCCAGTCGGTGATCGAAACTGCCTGTGGCACGATGGACGATGTGACCTTCAACAATATCTTTATCACCGACTGGCAAAACTACGCCGCGATTAACGAGGTATACGCCGAATTTTTCCCCGGCGACAAACCGGCCCGCTTCTGTATCCAGTGCGGGCTGGTCAAACCGGAAGCGCTGGTGGAGATCGCCAGCGTGGCCCATATAGGGAGGCGGCCATGA
- the rutB gene encoding pyrimidine utilization protein B — MSAITLPARPEALEFDPAQGALIVVDMQNAYASQGGYLDLAGFDVSATRPVIEQIRRAVTAARAAGMPIVWFQNGWDENYVEAGGPGSPNWHKSNALKTMRQRPELQGKLLAKGGWDYQLVDELVPEPQDIVLPKPRYSGFFNTPLDSILRSRGIRHLAFTGIATNVCVESTLRDGFFLEYFGVVLEDATHQAGPPFAQKAALFNIETFFGWVSDVATFCDALTPAAVARIA; from the coding sequence ATGAGCGCCATTACCCTTCCCGCCCGTCCCGAAGCACTGGAATTCGATCCCGCTCAGGGGGCGCTGATTGTTGTCGATATGCAGAATGCCTATGCCAGCCAGGGCGGTTATCTGGATCTGGCCGGTTTCGATGTTTCCGCCACCCGGCCAGTGATTGAGCAAATTCGGCGCGCGGTTACTGCGGCCCGCGCGGCCGGAATGCCAATTGTCTGGTTCCAGAACGGCTGGGATGAGAACTACGTTGAGGCCGGGGGGCCGGGTTCCCCCAACTGGCATAAATCCAACGCCCTGAAAACCATGCGCCAGCGCCCGGAACTACAGGGCAAGCTGCTGGCAAAAGGAGGATGGGACTACCAGTTGGTCGATGAACTGGTGCCGGAACCCCAGGATATCGTGCTGCCCAAACCCCGCTACAGCGGCTTCTTTAATACCCCGCTGGACAGCATCCTGCGCAGCCGCGGCATTCGCCATCTGGCCTTTACCGGCATCGCCACCAATGTCTGTGTGGAATCCACGCTGCGCGACGGCTTTTTCCTGGAGTATTTCGGCGTGGTACTGGAAGACGCCACCCACCAGGCCGGACCACCGTTCGCCCAGAAGGCGGCGCTGTTCAATATTGAAACCTTCTTCGGCTGGGTCAGCGATGTCGCCACTTTCTGCGATGCCCTGACGCCTGCCGCCGTCGCCCGTATCGCCTGA
- the rutA gene encoding pyrimidine utilization protein A, which produces MKIGVFIPIGNNGWLISTHAPQYQPTFELNKAIVQKAEHYQFDFALSMIKLRGFGGKTEFWDHNLESFTLMAGLAAVTSRIQLYATAATLTLPPAIVARMASTIDSIAEGRFGVNLVTGWQKAEYEQMGIWPGDDYFSRRYDYLTEYVQVLRDLWGTGKSDLKGDFFTMNDCRLSPRPARPVKVICAGQSDAGMAFSARYADFNFCFGKGVNTPTAFAPTAARMKQAADQTGRQVSSCVLFMVIADETDEAARAKWEHYKAGADHEALSWLTEQSQKDTRSGSDTNVRQMADPTSAVNINMGTLVGSYRSVARMLDEVATVEGTGGILLTFDDFLSGIEAFGERIQPLMQSRSHITLNQEVA; this is translated from the coding sequence ATGAAAATCGGTGTTTTTATTCCCATCGGTAACAACGGCTGGCTGATCTCCACCCATGCCCCTCAGTATCAACCGACCTTTGAGTTGAATAAGGCTATTGTCCAGAAAGCCGAGCACTACCAGTTCGACTTTGCTCTCTCCATGATTAAGCTGCGCGGTTTCGGCGGTAAAACCGAATTCTGGGATCACAACCTGGAATCTTTCACGCTGATGGCGGGCCTGGCGGCGGTGACTTCCCGCATTCAGCTCTACGCCACCGCGGCGACCCTCACCCTGCCACCGGCTATTGTGGCGCGTATGGCCTCCACCATCGACTCCATCGCCGAAGGGCGCTTCGGCGTTAATCTGGTCACCGGCTGGCAGAAAGCCGAATATGAACAGATGGGCATCTGGCCCGGAGACGACTATTTCTCCCGCCGTTATGACTATCTGACCGAGTACGTTCAGGTGCTGCGTGACCTGTGGGGCACCGGGAAAAGCGATTTGAAGGGCGACTTCTTTACCATGAATGACTGCCGCCTGAGCCCGCGCCCTGCCCGGCCGGTGAAGGTCATCTGCGCCGGACAGAGCGACGCAGGTATGGCCTTTTCCGCCCGCTATGCCGACTTTAACTTCTGCTTTGGCAAAGGCGTCAACACCCCCACCGCGTTTGCGCCCACCGCGGCCCGAATGAAACAGGCCGCTGACCAGACCGGTCGTCAGGTCAGCTCCTGTGTCCTTTTTATGGTTATCGCCGACGAAACCGATGAGGCGGCCCGGGCCAAATGGGAGCACTACAAGGCAGGCGCTGACCATGAAGCGCTCTCCTGGCTTACCGAGCAGAGCCAGAAGGATACCCGTTCCGGTAGTGACACCAACGTGCGCCAGATGGCCGATCCCACCTCGGCGGTCAATATCAATATGGGCACCCTGGTCGGCTCTTATCGTAGCGTGGCCCGGATGCTGGACGAGGTAGCCACCGTCGAAGGCACCGGGGGCATTCTGCTCACCTTTGACGATTTCCTTTCCGGCATCGAAGCGTTCGGCGAACGCATCCAGCCGCTGATGCAATCCCGCAGCCATATCACCCTCAACCAGGAGGTGGCCTGA